In Vidua chalybeata isolate OUT-0048 chromosome 9, bVidCha1 merged haplotype, whole genome shotgun sequence, a genomic segment contains:
- the KIAA1614 gene encoding uncharacterized protein KIAA1614 homolog, translating into MERSPPAEARRLPRPPKQQTQGGRSPVPLERPEAARGPHAVLEGKVKALKEKRGGRPGTPAAAPERPSSKKPRPRRGKPGAEAVEPRAQLRTYLTDGLLDGGAPGSAPAPPAGTPELWRVPGPRGDVPGGAELPPDKGSRSWHCASLHERPSLDEEARTPLRDRGRPSVPAPAAESWERLSLAERVERNRRLLQEVLGLAAPEMPASDGDWDSGVSLQDAESCRAFVAGQELELSPRHEQAKQLLQRARMKARTNPLRASHDILLVPTAVPQPREPSGRPSVAPRDGGSLSDSSSGESSCGRPRRSRGPSPSRVRFEDESARDAEVRYLERLQLRHRRALGSAITSPEPAGSRQPGDGAGQPKARSGDLVAGGKCSACGSFLGAAAGRGTDTRAASDLAKSSPAAQRSVPGDSRGPSAAQTEPKIRPLGPGGSPLWILPSRQRIHTEKIKETYIGDVTYIDEVDSALESTDTSDGCRTDSEEAGPRSPHLRGHRDPRTRGHRTPRTAPQPEARARKGTCVASGGPEDGDSGPGPVCPPPPGRASSREDGEPHRHLGGSKGVGNTARPPQQSSEPLEPSSQLRTSTPIPGTHVPAPPPTKKACAQVPCRKALFSSSSRQAPSQRVRGPEPDAGSAAPPQPGGTAGPAERRSPCSPRWLPGSPLRALSTNNCNNTHGQDAPGTGRGTLSHPAASPVTAVPPEAAHPAGEGAGISGAQPQRQPAGSAAHGEPGRPVSRKGSSASASGLKKLLCSLSQSTKQRLGRFRCYSMEQLPAPGGSPPGSPAVKKSPSLQSLQLVSPFCQPQKAASIQSLHPQLGKAPRASAYLLPQTTADRKGGSGPQRSLSVEDIGAPGQLRAVGRVVEVFPDGTSQLELQRPPHGVFGFSVTSGHGRPDTGVYVQEMADAGTAKLYAGLLGVGDEILQVNGAAVSGLGLAHIRELLLRADSLSLRVLRHRPAPR; encoded by the exons ATGGAGAGGAGCCCTCCCGCTGAGGCGCGGCGCCTGCCGCGGCCCCCCAAGCAGCAGACCCAGGGCGGCCGCAGCCCTGTCCCGCTGGAGCGCCCCGAGGCCGCCCGCGGCCCCCACGCCGTCCTGGAGGGCAAGGTGAAGGCGCTGAAGGAGAAGCGGGGCGGGCGGCCGGGGACCCCCGCGGCTGCCCCCGAGCGTCCCTCGTCAAAGAagccgcggccccggcgggggAAGCCGGGGGCAGAGGCGGTGGAGCCGCGGGCGCAGCTCCGCACCTACCTGACGGACGGGCTGCTGGACGGGGGCGCGCCCGGCAGCGCCCCGGCACCCCCCGCCGGCACTCCGGAGCTCTGGAGGGTCCCGGGGCCCAGGGGAGATGTGCCGGGAGGCGCCGAGCTCCCCCCGGACAAGGGCAGCAGGTCTTGGCACTGTGCCTCCCTCCATGAGAGACCCTCCCTGGATGAAGAGGCTCGAACCCCGCTGCGGGACCGGGGGCGTCCCTCTGTGCCCGCCCCCGCGGcggagagctgggagaggctctCGCTGGCTGAGCGGGTGGAGAGGAACCGGcggctgctgcaggaggtgctgggcCTTGCTGCTCCCG AGATGCCAGCGAGCGATGGGGACTGGGACTCGGGGGTTTCGCTGCAGgatgctgagagctgcag GGCCTTTGTCGCCGGGCAGGAGCTCGAGCTGAGCCCGCGGCACGAGCAGGccaaacagctgctgcagcgCGCCCGCATGAAGGCTCGGACGAACCCGCTGCGCGCCAGCCACGACATCCTCCTCGTCCCCACCGCCGTCCCACAGCCCAG ggagccCAGCGGGAGGCCGAGCGTCGCCCCGCGGGACGGCGGGAGCCTGAGCGACTCGTCCAGCGGGGAGTCGAGCTGCGGGCGGCCGCGACGGTCGCGGGGACCGTCCCCGTCCCGCGTCCGCTTCGAGGACGAGTCGGCCCGGGACGCCGAGGTGCGGTACCTGGAGCGGCTGCAGCTGCGGCACCGGCGGGCGCTGGGCTCGGCGATCACCTCGCCGGAGCCGGCCGGCAGCAGGCAGCCGGGGGACGGCGCTGGCCAGCCCAAAGCCCGCAGTGGCGACCTCGTGGCCGGCGGCAAGTGCAGCGCCTGCGGCTCCTTCCTTGGTGCTGCCGCCGGCCGGGGCACGGACACGCGAGCTGCCTCCGACCTGGCCAAAAGTAGCCCTGCGGCACAAAGAAGCGTCCCAGGGGATAGCAGAGGGCCTAGCGCTGCCCAGACAGAGCCTAAAATCAGGCCTCTGGGCCCCGGAGGGTCCCCGCTGTGGATCCTGCCCTCCCGGCAGCGCATCCACACCGAGAAGATCAAGGAGACTTACATCGGGGATGTCACCTACATCGACGAGGTGGACTCGGCCCTGGAGAGCACCGACACCTCCGACGGCTGCCGGACGGACAGCGAGGAGGCAGGACCCCGCAGCCCCCACCTGCgggggcaccgggacccccgcACTCGCGGGCACAGAACTCCCCGCACTGCCCCGCAGCCAGAGGCGAGGGCCAGGAAGGGGACGTGTGTGGCCAGCGGTGGCCCCGAGGATGGGGACTCGGGTCCGGGGCCTGTTTGCCCCCCACCACCGGGAAGAGCCAGCAGCCGGGAAGATGGGGAACCCCATCGACATCTGGGGGGCAGCAAGGGAGTGGGGAACACAGCTCGCCCACCACAGCAGTCCAGCGAGCCCCTGGAGCCTTCCTCGCAGCTGAGGACCAGCACCCCCATCCCAGGCACCCACGTCCCTGCTCCCCCTCCTACCAAGAAGGCCTGCGCCCAGGTACCTTGCAGGAAAGCCctgttctccagcagcagccgccAGGCGCCGAGCCAAAGAGTCCGGGGCCCGGAGCCGGATGCTGGCAGCGCAGCCCCACCGCAGCCCgggggcacggcggggccggCCGAGCGGCGgagtccctgcagccccaggtggCTCCCGGGGAGCCCCCTCCGTGCCTTGTCCACCAACAACTGCAACAACACCCACGGGCAGGACGCCCCGGGGACGGGCAGAG GGACACTGTCACACCCCGCTGCCAGCCCTGTCACTGCCGTGCCCCCGGAGGCTGCTCATCCTGCCGGGGAAGGTGCCGGGATTTCGGGAGCGCAGCCACAGCGCCAGCCGGCCGGGAGTGCGGCGCACGG GGAGCCGGGACGGCCAGTGAGCCGCAAGGGCAGCAGCGCTTCGGCGTCGGGGCTGAAGaagctgctgtgcagcctgAGCCAGAGCACCAAGCAGCGCCTGGGCCGCTTCCGCTGCTACAGcatggagcagctcccagcccccgGCGGCTCCCCACCAGGCAGCCCTGCTGTCAAGAAGTCACCGTCCCTGCAGTCCCTGCAGCTG GTGTCACCCTTCTGCCAGCCCCAAAAGGCTGCCTCTATCCAAAGCCTGCATCCCCAACTGGGAAAGGCACCCCGTGCCAGTGCCTACCTCCTGCCCCAGACCACGGCCGACAG gAAGGGGGGCTCAGGGCCGCAGCGCTCGCTGAGCGTGGAGGACATCGGGGCGCCCGGCCAGCTGCGCGCCGTGGGGCGTGTGGTTGAGGTCTTCCCTGATGGCACcagccagctggagctgcagcgaCCCCCCCATGGCGTCTTCGGGTTCTCCGTCACCTCCGGCCACGGCCGGCCTGACACAG GTGTCTACGTGCAGGAGATGGCGGATGCTGGCACGGCCAAGCTCTACGCGGGGCTCCTGGGCGTGGGGGACGAGATCCTGCAGGTCAACGGCGCGGCCGTCTCGGGGCTAGGGCTGGCGCATATCCGCGAGCTGCTGCTGCGCGCTGACAGCCTGTCCCTGCGCGTGCTCCGGCACCGCCCGGCGCCGCGGTAG
- the STX6 gene encoding syntaxin-6, whose translation MSMEDPFFVVKGEVQKAVNTAQGLFQRWTELLQDPSIATREEIDWTTNELRNNLRSIEWDLEDLDETINILFANPRKFNLDATELGIRKAFITSTRQVVRDMKDQMSNSSMQALAERKNRQALLGESGSQSWSSGPDKYSRLDRELQLANSHFIEEQQAQQQLIVEQQDEQLELVSGSIGVLKNMSQRIGGELEEQAVMLDDFSHELDSTQSRLDNVMKKLAKVSHMTSDRRQWCAIVVLFVILLVVLILFFVL comes from the exons aTGTCGATGGAGGACCCCTTCTTCGTGGTGAAGGG GGAGGTGCAGAAAGCTGTGAACACTGCCCAGGGGCTCTTCCAGAGGTGGACAGAGCTCTTGCAAGATCCCTCCATTGCCACAAGAGAAGAAATCGACTGGACCACTAATGAGCTCAGGAACAACCTGCGGAGCATCGAGTGGGACCTGGAAGACCTGGATGAAACCATCAATATCCTTTTT GCAAACCCACGGAAATTCAACCTCGATGCCACGGAGCTGGGAATCCGCAAAGCCTTCATCACCAGCACGCGGCAGGTGGTCAGG GACATGAAGGATCAGATGTCAAACTCTTCCATGCAAGCACtggctgaaagaaaaaacaggcaG GCACTCCTGGGAGAGAGTGGGAGTCAGAGTTGGAGCTCTGGACCTGACAAATACAGCCGTCTGGACCGGGAGCTGCAATTAGCAAATTCACATTTCATCGAGGAGCAGCAAGCTCAACAACAG TTGATtgtggagcagcaggatgagcaGTTGGAGCTGGTCTCTGGCAGCATCGGGGTGCTGAAGAACATGTCCCAGCGCATTGGCGGGGAGCTGGAAGAGCAAGCAGT GATGCTGGATGACTTCTCCCACGAGTTAGACAGCACTCAGTCGCGCCTTGATAACGTCATGAAGAAGCTGGCCAAAGTGTCTCACATGACGAGTG atcGACGGCAGTGGTGTGCAATTGTTGTCCTCTTCGTCATCTTGCTAGTGGTGCTCATCCTGTTTTTTGTCCTGTGA
- the IER5 gene encoding immediate early response gene 5 protein codes for MEFKLEAHRIVSISLGKIYSARGQRGGLKLHKNLLVSLVLRSARQVYLSEPGCPPEPPPAAAAHPEEEPPPPRTAAWAAEEPPPPPPQDEAGRDCQGPRPRRCCCGESRGGCAGAPPPPHCPRKRGAGERGQAGSPVKKPRREEEEPPPLPPPPPGEQEDMETGNVASLISIFGSSFSGLLSKEPKGRRRPPLDGGEAAAGTAPAEAAAEPGQICCDEPVLRTLNPWSTAIVAF; via the coding sequence ATGGAGTTCAAGCTGGAGGCGCATCGCATCGTCAGCATCTCGCTGGGCAAGATCTACAGCGCGCGGGGCCAGCGCGGCGGCCTGAAGCTGCACAAGAACCTCCTGGTGTCGCTGGTGCTGCGCAGCGCCCGACAGGTCTACCTGAGCGAGCCGGGCTGCCCGCCTGAGCCgccccccgcggccgccgcgcaCCCCgaggaggagccgccgccgccccgcacCGCCGCCTGGGCGGCcgaggagccgccgccgccgcccccgcagGACGAGGCGGGGAGGGACTGCCAGGGCCCCCGGCCGCGGCGCTGTTGCTGCGGCGAGAGCCGCGGGGGCTGCGCCGGGGCCCCCCCGCCGCCGCACTGCCCCCGCAAGCGGGGCGCCGGCGAGCGCGGCCAGGCGGGCTCCCCGGTGAAGAAGCCCCGCCGCGAGgaggaggagccgccgccgctgccgccacCGCCACCGGGCGAGCAGGAGGACATGGAGACGGGCAACGTGGCCAGCCTCATCAGCATCTTCGGCTCCAGCTTCTCGGGACTGCTCAGCAAGGAGCCCAAGGGCCGGCGGCGACCGCCTCTGGACGGCGGCGAAGCGGCGGCGGGCACGGCGCCCGCCGAGGCGGCGGCCGAGCCGGGACAGATCTGCTGCGACGAGCCGGTGCTGCGGACCCTCAACCCCTGGAGCACGGCCATCGTGGCCTTCTGA